A genomic stretch from Cellulomonas sp. KRMCY2 includes:
- a CDS encoding DUF6328 family protein — translation MESVTPPPSQAEQPSQAEQGRDVGPPAGDRPLPDGERHETPTEKLDRNWNEILQELRVTQTGIQILTGFLLTVPFQQRFTELSDQQRRLYLGLVLLAAVTTGLMVAPVSLHRWLFRKHARWALVTAADHIMRVALVALALVVSGVVLLVFDLVAGRTTAVVAAGALLTFLVIAWFVAPAGLVRRGEGRR, via the coding sequence ATGGAGTCAGTCACACCGCCCCCGTCACAGGCGGAGCAGCCGTCACAGGCGGAGCAGGGGCGCGACGTCGGACCCCCGGCCGGAGACCGACCGCTGCCGGACGGTGAGCGGCACGAGACGCCGACCGAGAAGCTCGACCGCAACTGGAACGAGATCCTGCAGGAGCTGCGCGTCACGCAGACCGGGATCCAGATCCTGACCGGCTTCCTGCTGACGGTGCCGTTCCAGCAGCGGTTCACTGAGCTCAGCGACCAGCAGCGCCGGCTGTACCTCGGCCTGGTCCTGCTGGCTGCGGTGACGACCGGGTTGATGGTCGCCCCGGTGAGCCTGCACCGGTGGCTCTTCCGCAAGCACGCGCGGTGGGCCCTGGTCACCGCAGCCGACCACATCATGCGGGTCGCCCTGGTGGCGCTGGCCCTGGTCGTCAGCGGCGTGGTCCTGCTCGTGTTCGACCTGGTCGCCGGCCGGACGACTGCAGTCGTCGCGGCGGGCGCGCTGCTGACCTTCCTCGTGATCGCGTGGTTCGTCGCCCCGGCCGGCCTCGTCCGCCGCGGTGAGGGCCGGCGCTAG
- a CDS encoding sulfite exporter TauE/SafE family protein translates to MAELDLPVRGMTCRACEVRVGKALRAVDGVEHVRVSATRGTARVTTSGRVPRPALVDAVAHAGYALGEDDRAWISRDRRVWSDVAAAVVVIAVLAILVRAAGLGELAGGLSAAASGGSLAVVVLLGLTAGVSTCMALVGGLVLAVSARHAERHPNASSAQRMRPHLAFNAGRVLGFGVLGATLGALGSVVRLSGGTLALVTIVVSLAMVAVGLQLTRVSPRLAGRTLALPAGLAARLGLDGASTGGYGDVRSAVLGGLTFLLPCGFTQAVQLYALSTGSPVRAGLVMALFALGTVPGLLGIGGLTSVVRGSFAPRFFRFAGVAVLAFAAVNLSGAVTILAPGRTGGTGPTATAVSANVTLGDGVQVLRTVQAADGYEPAEATVLAGTEVRWEIDSVAPSCASALYAPELGLGTVLLDSGVNVLTFTPQEPGRLYYSCAMGMYTGVIDVIAAPEA, encoded by the coding sequence GTGGCCGAGCTCGACCTCCCCGTGCGCGGGATGACCTGCCGCGCCTGCGAGGTGCGCGTGGGCAAGGCCCTGCGCGCGGTCGACGGCGTCGAGCACGTCCGCGTCTCCGCCACCCGCGGGACGGCCCGGGTCACGACGTCGGGCAGGGTTCCCCGGCCCGCCCTGGTCGATGCGGTCGCGCACGCCGGGTACGCGCTGGGCGAGGACGACCGGGCCTGGATCAGCCGGGACCGACGGGTCTGGTCCGACGTCGCCGCAGCTGTCGTCGTGATCGCGGTGCTCGCGATCCTCGTGCGGGCCGCCGGTCTCGGTGAGCTCGCCGGGGGCCTGAGCGCCGCGGCATCGGGCGGCAGCCTCGCCGTCGTCGTCCTGCTGGGTCTGACGGCCGGGGTCTCGACGTGCATGGCGCTGGTCGGCGGGCTGGTGCTCGCGGTCTCGGCGCGGCACGCCGAGCGCCACCCGAACGCCTCGAGCGCCCAGCGGATGCGCCCGCACCTGGCCTTCAACGCCGGCCGGGTGCTCGGCTTCGGGGTGCTCGGTGCGACGCTCGGCGCGCTCGGCTCGGTCGTCCGCCTCAGTGGCGGCACGCTCGCCCTGGTCACGATCGTCGTCTCGCTCGCGATGGTCGCGGTCGGGCTCCAGCTGACCAGGGTCTCCCCCCGCCTCGCCGGTCGCACGCTCGCCCTGCCGGCCGGGCTCGCAGCCCGCCTCGGGCTCGACGGCGCCTCGACCGGCGGCTACGGCGACGTCCGGTCCGCCGTGCTCGGCGGCCTGACCTTCCTGCTGCCGTGCGGGTTCACCCAGGCCGTCCAGCTGTATGCGTTGTCGACCGGCAGCCCGGTGCGCGCGGGGCTCGTGATGGCCCTGTTCGCGCTCGGGACCGTGCCGGGCCTGCTCGGCATCGGCGGGCTCACCTCCGTCGTGCGGGGCTCGTTCGCCCCACGGTTCTTCCGCTTCGCCGGGGTCGCCGTGCTGGCCTTCGCCGCGGTGAACCTCTCCGGCGCGGTGACGATCCTCGCGCCCGGCCGCACCGGTGGCACCGGCCCGACCGCGACGGCCGTCTCGGCGAACGTCACGCTCGGGGACGGCGTCCAGGTGCTCCGCACCGTCCAGGCGGCCGACGGCTACGAGCCGGCCGAGGCCACCGTCCTGGCCGGCACCGAGGTGCGGTGGGAGATCGACTCGGTCGCCCCGAGCTGTGCCAGTGCCCTGTACGCCCCGGAGCTCGGCCTGGGCACCGTGCTGCTCGACTCCGGCGTGAACGTCCTGACCTTCACACCGCAGGAGCCGGGTCGCCTCTACTACTCGTGCGCGATGGGCATGTACACCGGCGTGATCGACGTCATCGCAGCGCCGGAGGCCTGA
- the narI gene encoding respiratory nitrate reductase subunit gamma: MTTTLDTILWVVVPYLCLAVFALGHVWRYRYDKFGWTTRSSQLYESRILRWASPLFHFGILAVFLGHVMGLGIPKSWTEAVGMSPELYHLMAVGIGSVAGVCTVVGMALLIYRRRTVGPVFSATTRMDKVMYLMLAIVVFLGMWNTFAGSILNLGGEYDYRDGVSVWFRGIFRFALHPELMAVAPLGFQLHGLAAFLLFALWPFTRLVHVFSAPVGYLWRPYVVYRSTSDRMGSRTPRRGWERVERRKETSSRL, from the coding sequence ATGACCACGACACTCGACACGATCCTGTGGGTCGTCGTCCCGTACCTGTGCCTGGCGGTCTTCGCGCTCGGGCACGTGTGGCGCTACCGCTACGACAAGTTCGGCTGGACCACGCGGTCCTCCCAGCTCTACGAGAGCAGGATCCTGCGCTGGGCCAGCCCGCTGTTCCACTTCGGCATCCTTGCGGTCTTCCTCGGCCACGTGATGGGCCTGGGCATCCCCAAGTCCTGGACCGAGGCGGTCGGGATGTCACCCGAGCTCTACCACCTCATGGCGGTGGGCATCGGGAGCGTCGCTGGGGTCTGCACGGTCGTCGGCATGGCACTGCTGATCTACCGCCGTCGCACCGTCGGCCCGGTGTTCAGCGCCACGACGCGGATGGACAAGGTCATGTACCTCATGCTCGCGATCGTGGTCTTCCTCGGGATGTGGAACACCTTCGCCGGGTCGATCCTCAACCTCGGCGGCGAGTACGACTACCGGGACGGCGTCTCGGTGTGGTTCCGCGGCATCTTCCGCTTCGCGCTGCACCCCGAGCTCATGGCCGTCGCACCGCTCGGCTTCCAGCTGCACGGGCTGGCGGCCTTCCTGCTCTTCGCCCTGTGGCCGTTCACCCGGCTCGTGCACGTGTTCAGCGCCCCGGTGGGCTACCTGTGGCGGCCCTACGTGGTGTACCGCTCGACATCCGACCGGATGGGCAGCCGCACGCCGAGGCGCGGCTGGGAGCGCGTCGAACGCCGGAAGGAGACATCCTCCCGGCTGTGA
- a CDS encoding zinc-dependent alcohol dehydrogenase family protein, translating into MKALVYHGPGRRSWDDVPDPHVINPSDAVVRIDTTTICGTDLHILKGDVAAVTEGRILGHEGVGTIVEVGPAVRNHAVGDRVIISCISSCGVCSYCRSGNPSHCLADEGTSGIGWILGHLIDGTQAELVRIPFADTSLYAVPAGVRDEAAVLLSDILPTGFEMGVQYGQVKPGDTVAVVGAGPVGLAVMATAGLYGAAQVVAIDLDENRIAKARTMGATHGVCSKDADWKEQVLALTDGYGVDVAIEAVGIPATFRMCTDLVRPGGHVANVGVHGRAVELPLQDLWIKNITISMGLVNTDTLGMLLKLVAQNKLPVDAFVTHRFGLDDVMGAYDTFGDAATSKALKVVISR; encoded by the coding sequence ATGAAGGCACTCGTGTACCACGGACCTGGCCGGCGCAGCTGGGATGACGTACCGGACCCGCACGTGATCAACCCCTCGGACGCCGTCGTCCGGATCGACACCACGACGATCTGCGGAACCGACCTGCACATCCTCAAGGGCGATGTCGCAGCGGTGACCGAAGGCCGGATCCTCGGCCACGAAGGCGTCGGCACGATCGTCGAGGTCGGCCCGGCGGTGCGCAACCACGCCGTCGGCGACCGCGTGATCATCTCCTGCATCAGCTCGTGCGGGGTCTGCAGCTACTGCCGAAGCGGCAACCCGTCGCACTGCCTCGCCGACGAGGGCACCTCAGGGATCGGCTGGATCCTCGGCCACCTGATCGACGGCACGCAGGCCGAGCTCGTGCGCATCCCGTTCGCCGACACCTCGCTCTACGCCGTGCCGGCAGGCGTGCGCGACGAGGCAGCCGTGCTGCTCTCGGACATCCTGCCGACCGGCTTCGAGATGGGCGTGCAGTACGGCCAGGTCAAGCCCGGCGACACGGTCGCCGTGGTGGGTGCCGGGCCGGTCGGGCTCGCTGTCATGGCGACGGCCGGCCTGTACGGCGCCGCTCAGGTCGTCGCGATCGACCTGGACGAGAACCGCATCGCGAAGGCCAGGACCATGGGCGCGACGCACGGCGTGTGCTCGAAGGACGCGGACTGGAAGGAGCAGGTCCTCGCCCTGACCGACGGCTACGGCGTGGACGTCGCGATCGAGGCCGTCGGCATCCCGGCGACCTTCCGGATGTGCACCGACCTGGTGCGTCCCGGCGGGCACGTCGCGAACGTCGGCGTTCACGGTCGAGCGGTCGAGCTGCCGCTGCAGGACCTGTGGATCAAGAACATCACGATCAGCATGGGCCTGGTCAACACCGACACCCTGGGCATGCTGCTCAAGCTCGTCGCGCAGAACAAGCTGCCGGTCGACGCCTTCGTCACGCACCGGTTCGGGCTCGACGACGTGATGGGTGCCTACGACACCTTCGGCGACGCCGCGACGAGCAAGGCGCTCAAGGTCGTGATCAGCCGCTGA
- a CDS encoding VOC family protein → MGPVTLHVADLDAMTAYYRDVITLQVLGAEASSVTLGRGAVPLVVLRHGPRLATSSPNQAGLFHTAVLFDNPTALSGALASVARHGADTYTGSADHLVSLAFYLTDPEGNGVELYVDRPREAWDWRGGQVQMATLPLDPQAFIARHLTPAAEQSPQDAAAVVGHVHLQVGDVATARAFYVDALGFSPTFEMPSALFVSAGGYHHHLAMNTWRSAGAARRAVTLGLGEVTIDLPTAEDLGRLAERLRSKGVTVRDDGASLLVEDPWANLVRLRA, encoded by the coding sequence ATGGGACCCGTCACGCTGCACGTCGCCGACCTCGACGCGATGACCGCCTACTACCGTGACGTGATCACGCTGCAGGTGCTCGGCGCCGAGGCGTCGAGCGTGACCTTGGGACGCGGTGCCGTCCCGCTGGTCGTGCTGCGCCACGGTCCCCGGCTGGCGACCTCGTCGCCCAACCAGGCAGGCCTGTTCCACACCGCCGTCCTCTTCGACAACCCCACGGCGCTCTCCGGTGCGCTGGCCTCCGTCGCGCGGCACGGTGCGGACACCTACACGGGCAGCGCCGACCACCTGGTGAGCCTCGCGTTCTACCTGACCGACCCGGAGGGCAACGGCGTCGAGCTCTACGTCGACCGTCCGCGCGAGGCGTGGGACTGGCGCGGCGGGCAGGTCCAGATGGCGACCCTGCCGCTCGATCCGCAGGCCTTCATCGCCCGGCACCTGACGCCAGCGGCGGAGCAGAGCCCGCAGGATGCGGCCGCCGTCGTCGGGCACGTCCACCTCCAGGTCGGGGACGTCGCGACGGCACGCGCGTTCTACGTCGACGCCCTCGGCTTCAGCCCGACGTTCGAGATGCCCAGTGCGCTGTTCGTCTCGGCCGGCGGCTACCACCACCACCTCGCGATGAACACCTGGCGCAGCGCGGGGGCCGCCCGGCGGGCCGTCACGCTCGGCCTCGGCGAGGTGACGATCGACCTGCCCACCGCCGAGGATCTCGGCCGGTTGGCGGAGCGGCTGCGCAGCAAGGGCGTCACGGTGCGCGACGACGGTGCGTCCCTCCTGGTCGAGGACCCCTGGGCGAACCTGGTCCGGCTCCGCGCCTGA
- a CDS encoding helix-turn-helix domain-containing protein, with amino-acid sequence MADAPPADELQRSRPAVIDLQDAVLPTPAVGGDLLTLGRQIRHFRAARSMTLDDLGKAVGVTPSHLSLVENGHREPRISLLQSIASAVGVEVGDLLSPTPPTRRAALEIALEQAQRHTVYASLGLPVVRPGRTLSIEALESLVGLHTELVRRADAAIATPQEARRATTELRRWMRERDNHLPEIEAAAEQMLRTGGYTAGALTHRSVARMAEHLGFTLIHVDDLPHSTRTVTDLANGRIYLPPASIPGGHGLRSLALQAIAHRVLGHRRPTSYADFLRQRVEINYFAAACLLPRSTAVTFLSEAKKARDLAVEDFRDAFGATHETAAQRMTNLLTAHLGIRLHFLRVGDDGALYKGYENDGLPFPSDGTGAIEGQLVCRQWPARQAFTRKDRTTEYHQYTDTPIGTYWSSTQTGASSTGGFSISVGVPFASAKWFRGRETTARTRSTCPDPTCCRLPDPGLTEQWAPSAWPSAAVHAHVLAPLPSGTFPGVDEAEVYAFLDHHAGR; translated from the coding sequence ATGGCCGACGCTCCACCCGCCGACGAGCTGCAACGCTCCCGACCGGCCGTCATCGACCTCCAGGACGCGGTCCTGCCGACGCCGGCCGTCGGTGGCGACCTGCTGACGCTCGGCCGGCAGATCCGCCACTTCCGCGCCGCACGCTCGATGACCCTCGACGACCTGGGCAAGGCCGTCGGGGTGACCCCGAGCCACCTGTCGCTGGTCGAGAACGGGCACCGCGAGCCGCGGATCTCGCTGCTCCAGTCCATCGCGTCAGCCGTCGGTGTCGAGGTCGGCGACCTGCTGAGCCCGACCCCACCGACGCGGCGCGCGGCGCTCGAGATCGCCCTCGAGCAGGCTCAGCGGCACACCGTGTACGCCTCCCTCGGGCTGCCCGTCGTCCGACCCGGCCGCACCCTGTCGATCGAGGCGCTCGAGTCGCTGGTCGGTCTGCACACCGAGCTCGTCCGGCGGGCCGATGCGGCCATCGCGACGCCCCAGGAGGCGCGCAGGGCCACCACGGAGCTGCGCCGGTGGATGCGGGAGCGCGACAACCACCTGCCCGAGATCGAGGCCGCCGCCGAGCAGATGCTCCGGACCGGTGGCTACACCGCGGGCGCGCTGACGCACCGCAGCGTCGCCCGGATGGCCGAGCACCTCGGCTTCACCCTGATCCACGTCGACGACCTGCCGCACTCGACGCGCACCGTGACGGACCTCGCCAACGGCCGCATCTACCTGCCGCCGGCGTCCATCCCGGGCGGGCACGGTCTGCGGTCGCTCGCGCTGCAGGCGATCGCTCACCGGGTGCTCGGCCACCGACGACCGACGAGCTATGCGGACTTCCTGCGGCAGCGGGTCGAGATCAACTACTTCGCCGCCGCCTGCCTGCTGCCGAGGTCGACAGCAGTGACGTTCCTGAGCGAGGCCAAGAAGGCGCGCGACCTCGCGGTCGAGGACTTCCGCGACGCGTTCGGGGCGACCCATGAGACCGCGGCGCAGCGCATGACCAACCTGCTCACCGCGCACCTCGGGATCCGCCTGCACTTCCTGCGGGTGGGCGACGACGGCGCCCTGTACAAGGGCTACGAGAACGACGGCCTGCCCTTCCCCAGCGACGGTACGGGAGCCATCGAGGGCCAGCTGGTGTGTCGCCAGTGGCCGGCACGTCAGGCCTTCACACGCAAGGACCGCACGACGGAGTACCACCAGTACACCGACACACCGATCGGCACGTACTGGTCCTCGACCCAGACCGGTGCCTCCTCGACCGGAGGCTTCTCGATCAGCGTCGGCGTGCCGTTCGCCTCGGCGAAGTGGTTCCGGGGCCGCGAGACCACCGCCCGGACACGGTCGACCTGTCCCGACCCGACGTGCTGCCGGCTGCCCGACCCGGGCCTCACCGAGCAGTGGGCGCCGAGCGCATGGCCGAGTGCCGCCGTGCACGCGCACGTCCTGGCCCCGCTGCCGAGCGGGACGTTCCCCGGCGTCGACGAGGCGGAGGTGTACGCGTTCCTCGACCACCACGCAGGTCGGTGA
- the narJ gene encoding nitrate reductase molybdenum cofactor assembly chaperone — protein sequence MNRAARLAAARAAVSREHAIVHRVAALLLEYPSVELLELLPQLRSAVEEVGDRFRLPLLQVVDHLADRPLTELEAQYVTTFDLRRKCALYLTYYAYGDTRKRGVALVEFKQAYRAAGFELAEAELPDHLAVVLEFAATGDAESGIRLLLEHRAGLELLRLALLDAGSPYVGALAAVSATLPALAGDDREAVARLAAEGPPGEDVGLEPFAPPSYMPAMGARR from the coding sequence GTGAACCGGGCAGCGCGGCTCGCCGCTGCCCGGGCCGCGGTGAGCCGGGAGCACGCGATCGTGCACCGGGTCGCCGCCCTGCTGCTGGAGTACCCGAGCGTCGAGCTGCTCGAGCTCCTGCCGCAGCTGCGGTCGGCGGTCGAGGAGGTGGGGGACCGGTTCCGGCTGCCCTTGCTGCAGGTCGTCGACCACCTGGCCGACCGGCCGCTGACCGAGCTCGAGGCGCAGTACGTCACGACGTTCGACCTGCGGCGCAAGTGCGCGCTCTACCTGACGTACTACGCCTACGGCGACACCCGGAAGCGCGGGGTCGCCCTGGTCGAGTTCAAGCAGGCCTACCGGGCCGCCGGCTTCGAGCTGGCCGAGGCCGAGCTGCCGGACCATCTGGCCGTGGTGCTGGAGTTCGCGGCGACCGGTGATGCCGAGTCCGGGATCCGGCTGCTCCTCGAGCACCGTGCGGGCCTCGAGCTGCTCCGGCTCGCTCTGCTGGACGCCGGCTCGCCCTACGTCGGCGCGCTCGCGGCGGTCAGCGCGACGCTGCCGGCGCTCGCCGGCGACGACCGCGAAGCGGTCGCCCGCCTCGCAGCCGAGGGACCACCGGGTGAGGACGTCGGTCTCGAGCCGTTCGCCCCGCCGTCGTACATGCCAGCCATGGGAGCCCGCCGATGA
- the narH gene encoding nitrate reductase subunit beta, giving the protein MRVMAQMSMVMNLDKCIGCHTCSVTCKQAWTNRTGTEYVWFNNVETRPGQGYPRTYEDQEKWQGGWTLNRRGRLQLKAGGRLRNLLTIFSSPKLPSIDEYYEPWTYDYENLTTAPLQEHTPVARPKSLISGKDMNITWSANWDDDLAGGPELTRADPLLAKISDKVKLEFEQTFMFYLPRICEHCLNPSCAASCPSGAIYKRSEDGIVLVDQDKCRGWRKCVTGCPYKKIYFNHRTGKAEKCTFCYPRIEVGLPTVCSETCVGRLRYIGLVLYDADRVLAAAAVTDPQDLLAAQRSVFLDPFDPEVIREAERAGIARDWIDAAQRSPIWKLINTYEVALPLHPEYRTMPMVWYIPPLSPVVDVVAETGVDAEDAGNLFAAIDTLRIPVEYLAELFTAGDAAPVTAVLKRLAAMRSYLRDITMGRDADPAIPAAVGMDPDDMYEMYRLLAIAKYEERYVIPSAHAEQAHSLEELATECSLNYEGGPGMGGSGPFGEGSGPGFNEPVAVENFLMLQTRQTTDTVADPTSRKAKVNLLGWDGKGTPDGLFPPKAGRAGPGGQAGPDDPGDPQGPPGPEQTP; this is encoded by the coding sequence ATGAGAGTCATGGCTCAGATGTCGATGGTGATGAACCTCGACAAGTGCATCGGCTGTCACACCTGCTCGGTGACCTGCAAGCAGGCGTGGACCAACCGGACCGGCACGGAGTACGTCTGGTTCAACAACGTCGAGACCAGACCGGGTCAGGGCTACCCACGGACCTATGAGGACCAGGAGAAGTGGCAGGGCGGCTGGACGCTGAACCGGCGTGGCCGGCTGCAGCTCAAGGCCGGCGGCCGGCTGCGGAACCTGCTGACCATCTTCTCGAGCCCCAAGCTGCCGTCGATCGACGAGTACTACGAGCCCTGGACCTACGACTACGAGAACCTGACGACCGCGCCGCTGCAGGAGCACACGCCGGTGGCCCGGCCGAAGTCGCTGATCAGCGGCAAGGACATGAACATCACGTGGAGCGCGAACTGGGACGACGACCTTGCCGGCGGGCCGGAGCTCACCAGGGCCGACCCGTTGCTGGCGAAGATCTCGGACAAGGTCAAGCTCGAGTTCGAGCAGACGTTCATGTTCTACCTGCCGCGGATCTGCGAGCACTGCCTCAACCCGTCGTGCGCGGCGTCGTGCCCGTCGGGCGCCATCTACAAGCGGTCCGAGGACGGCATCGTCCTGGTCGACCAGGACAAGTGCCGGGGCTGGCGCAAGTGCGTCACGGGCTGCCCGTACAAGAAGATCTACTTCAACCACCGCACCGGCAAGGCCGAGAAGTGCACGTTCTGCTACCCCCGCATCGAGGTGGGTCTGCCGACGGTGTGCTCGGAGACCTGCGTCGGCCGGCTGCGGTACATCGGCCTGGTCCTCTACGACGCCGACCGCGTCCTGGCAGCGGCCGCAGTGACCGACCCGCAGGACCTGCTCGCCGCCCAGCGCAGCGTCTTCCTCGACCCCTTCGACCCCGAGGTGATCCGGGAGGCCGAACGGGCCGGGATCGCACGCGACTGGATCGACGCGGCCCAGCGCTCGCCGATCTGGAAGCTCATCAACACCTACGAGGTGGCCCTGCCGCTGCACCCCGAGTATCGGACGATGCCGATGGTCTGGTACATCCCGCCGCTGTCCCCGGTGGTCGACGTCGTGGCCGAGACCGGGGTGGACGCCGAGGACGCGGGCAACCTGTTCGCGGCCATCGACACCCTGCGGATCCCGGTCGAGTACCTCGCCGAGCTCTTCACGGCGGGTGACGCGGCACCCGTCACCGCCGTGCTCAAGCGGCTCGCGGCGATGCGCTCGTACCTGCGCGACATCACCATGGGTCGCGACGCCGACCCGGCGATCCCGGCCGCCGTCGGGATGGACCCGGACGACATGTACGAGATGTACCGGCTGCTCGCGATCGCCAAGTACGAGGAGCGGTACGTCATCCCCAGTGCGCACGCCGAGCAGGCGCACAGCCTCGAGGAGCTCGCCACCGAGTGCAGCCTCAACTACGAGGGCGGCCCCGGCATGGGTGGGTCCGGTCCGTTCGGTGAGGGCTCCGGGCCGGGCTTCAACGAGCCCGTTGCGGTGGAGAACTTCCTGATGCTGCAGACCAGGCAGACGACGGACACCGTCGCCGACCCGACCAGCCGCAAGGCGAAGGTCAACCTGCTCGGCTGGGACGGCAAGGGGACACCGGACGGTCTCTTCCCGCCCAAGGCCGGGCGGGCAGGTCCCGGTGGCCAGGCCGGTCCGGATGATCCGGGCGACCCGCAGGGACCGCCCGGACCGGAGCAGACGCCGTGA
- a CDS encoding phosphoenolpyruvate carboxykinase (GTP): MTDLQDRPDLVLPGAGPRGGCANPTGARPTAHQTLLAWVDEIAGLTRPEAVVWCDGSPGEYEVLCDLLVERGTFIRLDPTRRPRSFLARSTPDDVARVESRTFICSALQEDAGPTNNWREPGVMRGELDAVFAGSMGGRTMYVVPFSMGPVGSPLAQYGVEITDSPYVVVSMHIMTRVGRAVLDHLGTDGTFVRAVHSVGMPLVDDAGSPRDDVPWPCSATKYITHFPETREIWSFGSGYGGNALLGKKCFALRIASVIGREEGWLAEHMLILRVTSPQGRVFHLAAAFPSACGKTNLAMLDPTVPGWTAETLGDDIAWMAPGADGRLRAINAEAGFFGVAPGTGESTNPTAVRMVASDTIFTNVALTDDGDVWWEGLTDDEPAHLTDWQGRDWTPAGGRPAAHPNARFTVAAERCPSIADSWQDPQGVPIDAILFGGRRATNVPLVAQARDWAHGVFLGATISSEQTAAAEGTVGALRRDPFAMLPFCGYNMADHWTHWLSMGERLGRDAPEIFCVNWFRKGADGRYLWPGYRENSRVIEWILRRVEGTADAVGTAVGLVPTQASLALDGLALPAEDLAELLRVDPDAWRAECDLTQEWFGQFGDRLPTAMTEQLEGVRARLVG, translated from the coding sequence ATGACCGACCTTCAGGACCGTCCCGACCTCGTCCTGCCGGGCGCCGGGCCGCGGGGCGGGTGCGCGAACCCGACCGGCGCCCGGCCGACCGCCCATCAGACCCTCCTCGCCTGGGTCGACGAGATCGCCGGGCTCACGCGGCCGGAGGCCGTCGTGTGGTGCGACGGCTCGCCCGGGGAGTACGAGGTGCTGTGCGACCTCCTCGTCGAGCGTGGCACGTTCATCCGCCTCGACCCCACCCGGAGGCCGCGCAGCTTCCTCGCCCGGTCGACCCCCGACGACGTCGCCCGCGTCGAGAGCCGGACCTTCATCTGCTCGGCGCTGCAGGAGGACGCCGGGCCCACGAACAACTGGCGCGAGCCGGGTGTCATGCGCGGCGAGCTGGACGCGGTCTTCGCCGGGTCGATGGGCGGCCGAACGATGTACGTCGTGCCGTTCTCGATGGGGCCGGTCGGCTCGCCCCTCGCGCAGTACGGCGTCGAGATCACCGACTCCCCCTACGTCGTCGTCTCGATGCACATCATGACCCGGGTGGGCCGGGCCGTCCTCGATCACCTGGGCACCGACGGCACGTTCGTCCGCGCGGTGCACAGCGTCGGCATGCCCCTGGTCGACGACGCCGGGAGTCCGCGGGACGACGTCCCGTGGCCGTGCAGCGCGACGAAGTACATCACCCACTTCCCCGAGACCAGGGAGATCTGGTCCTTCGGCTCGGGCTACGGCGGCAACGCCCTGCTCGGCAAGAAGTGCTTCGCGCTGCGGATCGCCTCGGTCATCGGCCGGGAGGAGGGCTGGCTGGCCGAGCACATGCTCATCCTGCGCGTCACGTCCCCGCAGGGGCGGGTGTTCCACCTCGCAGCGGCGTTCCCGTCTGCCTGCGGAAAGACCAATCTCGCCATGCTCGACCCGACGGTGCCGGGCTGGACGGCCGAGACCCTCGGCGACGACATCGCCTGGATGGCGCCGGGCGCGGACGGCCGGCTGCGCGCGATCAACGCGGAGGCGGGCTTCTTCGGCGTCGCGCCGGGGACGGGGGAGTCGACGAACCCCACGGCGGTCCGGATGGTCGCGAGCGACACGATCTTCACGAACGTGGCCCTGACCGACGACGGTGACGTGTGGTGGGAGGGCCTGACCGACGACGAGCCGGCCCATCTGACGGACTGGCAGGGTCGTGACTGGACCCCGGCCGGCGGGCGACCAGCGGCGCACCCCAACGCCAGGTTCACCGTCGCGGCGGAGCGCTGCCCGTCGATCGCCGACTCGTGGCAGGACCCCCAGGGGGTGCCGATCGACGCGATCCTCTTCGGTGGCCGGCGCGCGACGAACGTGCCCCTCGTCGCCCAGGCACGCGACTGGGCGCACGGTGTCTTCCTCGGCGCGACGATCTCCTCCGAGCAGACCGCGGCTGCCGAGGGGACGGTCGGTGCGCTGCGGCGCGACCCGTTCGCGATGCTCCCGTTCTGCGGCTACAACATGGCCGACCACTGGACGCACTGGCTGAGCATGGGCGAACGGCTCGGCCGGGACGCCCCGGAGATCTTCTGCGTGAACTGGTTCCGCAAGGGGGCCGACGGGCGGTACCTGTGGCCGGGCTACCGGGAGAACTCCCGGGTGATCGAGTGGATCCTGCGCCGGGTCGAGGGGACGGCCGACGCGGTCGGGACCGCCGTCGGCCTCGTGCCGACGCAGGCTTCGCTGGCGCTGGACGGGCTGGCGCTGCCGGCTGAGGACCTGGCCGAGCTCCTGCGCGTCGACCCCGATGCCTGGCGGGCCGAGTGCGACCTGACGCAGGAGTGGTTCGGCCAGTTCGGCGACCGGTTGCCGACCGCCATGACCGAGCAGCTCGAGGGCGTCCGCGCGCGGCTCGTCGGCTAG